The DNA window CAACGGGAGCGGTTGTTGTACATAGGTGGGGGAGCTCTCGTTTTTGCACTAGTGCTCATGGGTGTGTTGATTTTTTATGCGAAGAGTTCTGTTCAAGCGGTTCAGCAACAGGCTAACGTCCAACCCATTTCTGAATCGGTATTTGGGAGAGTTGTTTTAGTTGCACCTACTAGCCCGGTCCCCGAAGGAGCCAAACTGGATCAGGTTCAAGTTAAGGAACTCCAGTGGCCGCGCAACGAGGTTCCCGAGGGAGCCATTAGAGATCTTGGGGAACTATCCGGCATGTATGCAAAGGTTGGGCTTCCAGCAAATCAGCCAATATTAAGAGCTAATCTATCTTCCTCTCCGCCTGTTAACGTAATAGCTGGCTTGTTACCTCCAGGCCACAGAGCTATTTCCATTGAAGTAGATGCCACGAGTAGCGTTGAAGGTTGGGCTACTCCAGGAGCGCATGTCGACTTGCATGTTACCTACTACGACCAAACGGAGAAAACTCAAATTACGAGAGTGGCAGTTGAAGAT is part of the Deltaproteobacteria bacterium genome and encodes:
- the cpaB gene encoding Flp pilus assembly protein CpaB — encoded protein: MTKKVLMGANIVNMNSSRFGGNTAVKARIQRERLLYIGGGALVFALVLMGVLIFYAKSSVQAVQQQANVQPISESVFGRVVLVAPTSPVPEGAKLDQVQVKELQWPRNEVPEGAIRDLGELSGMYAKVGLPANQPILRANLSSSPPVNVIAGLLPPGHRAISIEVDATSSVEGWATPGAHVDLHVTYYDQTEKTQITRVAVEDAVVLSYDGQMQRTVSSTEAKPQSASTVTLAVSAKDALKVQTAKAMGRISLVLRNTEDASSIGGDDKFSGLDFVQPEDKKSVSPSTPKGFVSFSNKDGKRSEFQLYEDGGWAKIENPDL